The Alosa sapidissima isolate fAloSap1 chromosome 8, fAloSap1.pri, whole genome shotgun sequence genome segment AGTATTTACTTCATGTCTCTGGCGGTTCATATCTGCATGCTGGCATGCCCTTGTCTGTTCTTACCTGCATGTTGGTGACGTCGGCGCTCTGTCTGTCCTCGGCCTCCTGCAGCTGCTGCTCCAGTGCGTGGTTGAGGCTCTGGCACGCCTGAATCTCCAGGTCACGGGCTTTCAGCAGGCGTCGGAACTCTCCCGCCTCATCGCGGGCCAGGCGGATGTCATCGGAGTGGCGGGCCGTGGTCTCGGCCATAGTGCTGACCTTTGAGCGGAACCACTCCTCGGCGGACTGCATGTTCTGCTGCGCCAGGCGTTCGTACTGGCCCCTGATGTCACGCAGCGCGACCGACAGGTCCGGCTTGGCCACCTCTGTCTCCACGGAGACCTGGGAGCTGTAGCGGAGCTGGGCCTGCAGCTCGGTGATCTCGCCCTCGTGCAGCCGCTTGAGGAAGGTCATCTCATCCAGCAGCATGTCCAGACGCTTCTCCTCCTCGGCTCGGCCCAGCGCCGCCTCCTCCGCCCCCTTACGCGCCTCCACCAGCCGGCCCTCGGACTCCTGGCGCGTCAGAACCTCGTCCTCGTAGCGGCCCTGCAGCGCCCTCAGGGCCTCCTCCAGCTGCCGACGGCGCTCCTGCGCGGCCTGACGCTCCTCCCGCGCCTGCTCCACGGCCGCGCGCAACGCACGCACCTCCTGCTCGTAGATGGAGCGCAGGCAGGTGGGCTCACCATGGCGCTGTCGGAGCGCCTGCAGCTGGGCCTCCAGCGCGCGGTTCTGCTGCTCCAGGTGGTGCACGCGCTCGATGAAGCCGGCGAAGCGGTCGTTCAGCTCCTGCAGCTGCGCCTTCTCGGCCGTGCGCACGGCCTTCAGCTCCGAGCTCACCTGCGCCGCCTGGCCCAGGTCCAGCTCGCGGCCCGACGACGCGGTCAGCGCGTAGTGGGGGGTGGAGTAGGAGGTGAAGACGGAGCGGGAGCGAGACGGACCCCCGTAGCCACCGCTGCCACCGCTGCTGCGCAGCACCACCCTGCGGCggtgggaggaggggaagaagggGTCGAAGCCCAAAGAAGCCATGACAGCGTCGGGAGATCAGCCGTGCGGGAGACCAGAGAGATGACTGACACcagaaagggagaaaagagcagagagagatgaacacacacagatgttgaGGGGGTCTGTGCCTTCAGAGCTGCAGTGCAGGTCCCTTTTATAGCTGCAGTTGGGAGGAGACTGACGCAGGGAGGGGTCTTTACAGACTCTTATCATCATCAGGAGACCAgccagagaggagggagggagggagagggagagacagagggaggggaagaaagagagagagggggtggagagagagaggagggagggagaggtcaGTGAGTACAGAGAAGGAGCATTTGGACTTGGAGGAGAGTTTGAGTAATGCGCTGTCCTGCACTGATGGCTCACtagctgctcactctctctctctctttctcctctcatctctgtgtgtgcatcctgCATTTTGTCAGCATctagttgtgcatgtgtgtgtgtttagcaaatgtgtgtgtgtgtgtgtgtgtgtgtgtgtgtgagtatgaccaCCTGGATTTGCGTCTTTTGCGTGTttagtaagtatgtgtgtgtgtttagtaggagtgtatgtgtgtgtgtgtctgtgtgtgtgtgtgtgtgtgtgtgtgtgtgtgtgcgtgtgtgtgtgcgtgtgtgtgtgtgtgtgcgtgacctCATGAGTCTTGTCCCCTTGTGGGTCTGACTCAGCAGGTGCTGCCACCTGTATTGACTCTGCTTCCCCACTGAATACTTCctgacaccacaccacacccacacactgacactcacaaacacacacacacagccataagcACATGAGCTTGCAGTTTCCATGGGAACAGAATTCAGGGTGTTTCCTCTTCAAAGGTTAACTCATTCATCTCAATGGAGCTGAAACGACCCTAACCTGGCACCAAACTGAACCCCAGAGTCAAATTCAGACCCAAACCTGAACCTAACCAATAAGGCTCATGTCAGTCACTCAACCCACACCTGAACCCTAACATAGCCTCCCGCAGCCACAACTCACACCTGAACCCCAACATTATAATATCATCACTGCTGAACTGCTTTGCACTGCTTAACTAACATCCAGGACGCacataaattaaatgtatttcTAGGATAGGCTACAGGTCAGATTTACTATGTTTATGGTTCATTAATAGGTACATCATACATCATACAATACATACATCAGTGTGTCATCATTTTTCATTCTGCCTGATAAAATACACATTTTTAAGAGTTGAAAGGGTGACATTTGAGGTTACTAAGTTACTTCCATTCTCGTAGGTGCCTAAAGTAGTTTCCCATTCGCACATTAACAGGCAACCATCAGGAATTGTCTTTATCGCCTCTCCGACCTTAAAAAAAACCTCCCCTTCATCACTGTATTGATTTATGTAGACACGCAGCTGCGGCTCTATAAATACAGCGGGGCAGCAGTCCACTGCATCTCCCCACACTCACCGCATTCTCACACTCGACATCTGGTCAGGACGCACCGACAGACGCACCATCTCCGCAGAGCACGCACACCGGGGCTACACAATGGATGTCATCGGGGCTCCATCCCGCAGGAGAATGCTCGAGACTCGGAGCAACCGCTCATCCCCACCCGCCAGCCTAAGATCACACTCCTGGTCTCAGAGAAATCCGGGGTGCATGTCCATCTCCTACAAAAGAACTACCAAGATGCCAGCAAGCAGGGCGTACACGACCGCGCCAGACAGTCTGGAACTCTCATCCGCATTCAATGGTGACCACATGTGCAACAACGAGAAGGAACaacttcaagggttgaatgaccGATTCTCCAGTTATATCGATAAAGTCCGGTATCTGGAAGAACAAAACAACCTGCTGGAGACTGAAATCCAAGAACTCCGGCAGAAAAAGTTCACGCAGTCGCAACTTAGTGATGCTTTCGACCAAGAGCTCGGCGAACTCCGCTCCGCGCTCGAGCAACTGCATAGAGAGAAAGTGCAGATTATTATTGATGCCGATAACGTCGAAGACAACATCCACCGTCTCAAAAACCGCTACGAGGATGAAGCCCGCTTTAGAGAAAAAATCGAGATGTCAATCCGGGAAATGAAGAAGGAAAAAGATGACTCGGATCTGATGAAATTGGATTTGGAGAACAAAGTTCAGTCCCTCCTGGATGAGGCAGACTTCCTGCGCAGTAACCACGAACAAGAGGTCAACGACCTCCTCGCGCAGCTCCAAGAGGCTCAAGTCCCGGTAGACATGCGGGAATACAGTAAAACGGACATCACCTCTGCGCTCCGAGAAATACGCGAGCAGCTGAACGGTCTCTCACCCCAAAACTTTCTTCAGGCGGAAGAGGTGTTCCAGTGTCGCTACGCCAAACTCACGGACGCTGCAGACCAGAATAAGGACGCGATCAAATCTGTCCGCGATGAGATCGCAGATTATCGCCGGCAGCTGCAGGTGAAGAACGTGGAACTGGAGACTCTCCGCGGCACCAAAGATTCCCTGGAGAGACAGCTGACTTACATCGAAGACCGGCATAACAACGACTTGGGCAGCTACCAGGTTAGTTTGGGCTCATTGAAAATAATTGCAACTTCGACACtttaacatttaaatatttaaacattTATCAGTAAAACACTATCCTGTTGAATCAGTCTGCATATTGAAAcgcacaaaataaaaaaatgcacAGGCAGGGCTGTCGTGGATGCTAAACggaagtaaacgcagtttatccacctctgaaatgtcagaaatagagtttatccacctcttattagagttcatctacctctcaaaagagtttattcaccaattgcaacttttaacattcaaaattcacactgtattatccacattcacaatatgtacaatcatcaacactctaggcaCCATGTGATTCCACTggcattgttataaacattggacaataatctTCACCTTCAATACAAAATTGTTCTGAATGACACATGGccacatggcgcagtccaccttatcGTGATCAcataattcatagtttacccacctcttattttaccactacacacctgtgtgcatgcatacaatatatgcatatgcatacaaTGAAAACAGCATAAACTTAGTAAGAAATAGTCATAGTCAtagtaatttatttatatatgcaGGAAGTAGCTAAGGTAgaggtgcgcacatccaaaacgcaggtgcaggacaaaagggtcagacaataaaaaaattaaaaaattgaatgtccgcacacttgctcccgttttgctttatcttttatttcaccAAATATATGCAGGAAGTATAAACAAACCAGAGAGCACACCCGCTTCTGCCTAAATTATaatataatagaatagaatagaacagaatagaatatactttattgtcatgcCTATGgaatgttttattttgagacaaaattaaataaataaatgaaatatgaaataaatacataaaagatAAAATATAAATACTACATATTGACATTGCCATCCATACGATCTTGCAATGgccataaaataaataaataagtcagTCACCCATCAAGGCAAGACCTAGGCAGGATCTAGCCCCTGATTTGTTGCTGCctgcagcctagcgacccatcacctgcctatgacaactctgcccggatcCCTGGCCgtctgccgacccaccacatgccctttgacaactcccttcccctggacaattccaacgctggactatttgcactttctgtcactaaatcatgattaatgcattatcataccggatacgtaatcatcccaccttttgtaactttcacctcaggtgctttaaacaccatgtcctattctctacacctgactatcatatgcatttgtcatgtatacagaccttactgtcctgtattgaccctaggcagatgggtcaggcccttgagtcgtgcaTCTGCTCGAGGGAGATCTCCAAtactagggagtttttcctcacccctgttacccatgggccttcttcctttcttttcttttttctctgattgcctacattctgagacacaaagcgccatgatacatgtgtaatgttttggcgctctataagtgcaatatattgtattgaattgaattgaaaaacatcaaacttggtgggcatgacGGGCGGTTGCTATGATGATCGGAATAAAGTTACTCATTGACAGAAGCTAAAAGCTAGTGCTAACAGCGAGAACCTAGCCGTTTTTATTCAGAAAGATTCTGTTGCTTACTGGCTGAAAGATGTCGGGATGTAAAAGCTAGTGCTGTCGAAAGATGTGTTGCTGATGAGACTCTTCTCTTTCCCGTCTCCCAGGAGATGATTCATCAGCTGGAGCGGGAGCTGAAGGGCATGAAGGGTGAGATGGGTCACCACCTCAGGGAATACCAGGACCTGCTCAACGTCAAGATGGCCCTAGACGCTGAGATCGCAGCCTACAGGTGAATCACCCTGCTGAATGATGCAGTGTTTTGACATGTGTTGTACAGGTGAATCACCCTGCTGAATGATGCAGTGTGTTGACATGTGTTGTACAGGTGAATCTCTTTGCTGAATGGTGCAGTGTGTTGACATGTGTTGTACAGGTGAATCTCTTTGCTGAATGGTGCAGTGTGTTGACATGTGTTGTACAGGTGAATCTCTTTGCTGAATGATGCAGTGTGTTGACATGTGTTGTACAGGTGAATCTCTTTGCTGAATGATGCAGTGTTTTGACATGTGTTATACAGGTGAATCTCTTTGCTGAATGATGCAGTGTGTTGCATAAGTGTGTTCACACCTCCTGTGTCTGTGCAGAAAACTactggagggggaggagacTCGCTTCAGGCCATTTGCTGACTCTTTCCCAAGCCCCGCCTTCCCATACTGTCAGCCAATGACCTCCTCTAAAGGGAAGAAGGAAGACAAGAAGGCGGACCTGAACGATGACCTGGCTGCTGTAGTGGAGGAACtccagaaggaggaggaggccgtGGAGGAAGAGGTGGCTGTCTCCAAGCGACCCAAACTGAGCGCTACTCCCcctacaggagaggaggaggagggtggagaagagggaggtgaagatggtgagggagaggaagaagagtcTGCTCTTGgggaaacacaactgagcagTACCAAAGCTCAAAAGGCTGGTgctgaagaagaggaggaggaagatgaagcACAGGAGtcaggagagaaagacaaaaagagtgactcagagggagaggaaggagaacaGGCAGGTGACAAGAAAGAGGTGAAGGAGGCAGCAGCACCTGAGCAGAAGCAGGAGGATCAGGTGGAGGAGCTGAGGAGTCCCCCAAAGACTCCTGGCAGCCCCAAAggggaggagcagaagagtcctCCCATGACACCTAgcagccccaaagaggaggagCTGAAGAGTCCCCCCAAGTCTCCAGGCAGCCcaaaagaggaggagcagaagagttcTCCCAAGTCTCCTGgcagccccaaagaggaggtgaagagtcCCCCCAAGTCTCCAGGCAGCCcaaaagaggaggagcagaagagtcccCCCAAGACTCCTGGCAGCCCCAAAGAGGAAGAGCAGAAGAGTCCCCCCAAGACACCTAgcagccccaaagaggaggTGCAGGAGAAGGAGCTGAAGAGTCCCCCTAAGTCTCCTGgcagccccaaagaggaggagcagaagagtcccCCCAAGACTGCTGgcagccccaaagaggaggagcagaagagtcccCCCAAGACACCTGGTAGCCacaaagaggaggagcagataAGTCCCCCCAAGACACCTAgcagccccaaagaggaggTGCAGGAGAAGGAGCAGAAGAGTCCTCCCAAGACACCTGgcagccccaaagaggaggagcagatgaGTCCCCCCAAGACACCTAgcagccccaaagaggaggTGCAGGAGAAGGAGTTGAAGAGTCCCGCCAAGACTCCTGgcagccccaaagaggaggagCTGAAGAGTCCCCCCAAGTCTCCTGGCAGCCCTAAAGAGGAGGTGCAGAAGAGTCCCCCCAAGTCTCCTGgcagccccaaagaggaggagcagaagagtccccccaagactcctggcagccccaaagaggaggagCTGAAGAGTCCCCCCAAGTCTCCTGgcagccccaaagaggaggtgcagaagagtccccccaagtctcctggcagccccaaagaggaggagcagaagagtcccTCCAAGACTCCTGGCAGCCCCAAAGAGGAGAAGGTCCTCACCCGCACTGAAGAAACCATCAGCAATGAAGACCAGGTGGCGGCCAAGCCTGCCAAGAAGAGCAAGCCAGCAGAAGAGGTCAAAGACTCCAAAACCACCGCCAAAAAAGCAGGAAAGACATCTGCCCCAGCCGCTAAAGAAGTGAAGGAGAAGTAAACTCAGAGCAGGGCGAGAGTAGACAAAGAGTCAAAACCACTAAGACAAGCTCCACAGCAAGAGACTATAACTGCATGTAATGCTGAGGATGGTGAGGGAGATTTGGGCAGTGTCAGGGACAGGAGCTATATGAGCGCTAATATGAAGCCAGAGGCACATTCAATTTAGTGATAAATCTCAAAGGCGCAAACTCTCCGTCAAGTCCCAAAGGTGCGACTCCCTCAAACGTGTCGGTGACCTCTGGTCTGCTCTGACCCCACTGACCTGCCGGCTGTGCTACGCTGCAGGCGCTTCCCGCCTTAATTGCGCCGCAAGCCCGGTGCGCTCAGCTgtgaaacatacaaacacaaacacaaacactgctgTTTACAACTCCAGAGCAATATGGAAAACCCATTGCCTTAATAAAGCAATACAGATCTTCcaagcatggtgtgtgtgtgtctctgatagGGGGATATTTGTGTCTGCACGTGTTCAGTGGCCTTTGGGTATCTCCTCATTTTTACTAATTCAATTATCATATAACATTGACAAACAATTTAGTGACATAACTCTATCCTTTAACAGTGTGGATAATCTAAGTACAATAAAGTTATCATTACTCCAGCAGATCTCACTTCTGTCAAGACTAATTGTAACATCAACTTAAACAAATTAGATGATTTGCTTAACTTTTGTGAGCTTATAAGTGAAAAAAAACTTATTTAACTTATTAATTTAGAGTGACCCTTACATGCCCTAAATAATCTAGTGTGGCCATAAACTGAATGTGATACTGTGATGTTTTACTTACCTGATCTAACCAGAAacaagtatataagtataagttcatatactcttttgatcccgtgagggaaatttggtctctgcatttatcccaatccgtgaattagtgaaacacactcagcacacagtgaacacacagtgaggtgaagcacacactaatcccggcacagtgagctgcctgcaacaacagtggcactggggggagcagtgaggggtttggtgcagggtcggactgggaacaaagtTCGGCCCTgacaattttctcctggaccggcccaccactggaccgaacccccccccccccaaacacacacacacatagcctacacacacacacacaagcccaccgataccaaaatcccccctgattcccccccataaataacaaacacacagtatcatgcaacacttcataaactgaacccaaacatttagatttggacctataggttattataatcacaataacacgggggtccggggggtctctccgggatttttttttttcaattctggttgctaatcacaccattttaaagtgatttgagagggacaggattcagggataggctactaaagatatgctcatcttctgtctgtctcacgtcatgttaccccatacattaaaccacatgtcactgcttgactaaatgaaaaatataggctactgaacatgcatggagatcgtcatagttgacagaaattacgatttgtgccaacatgttgtagaaacacaactacAGCCTTTATGCCTATTTGGTTATAGtcagcgattcacattaactgtaggctatcaccacaagtgtatactaaacgtttttgcccaagtttgtgtgccgtcatcacattttgcaaaattaggctaccttcgttactaacctaccagttgatactttttacgtgcatcgactcgcgattgattgtgcatctaatgtaacactcggtggagagacttccactttccaagtttcactttcactgtcgttgtgagctaaaaggctactatatgagaaatactttgaagttccttttgagtccaaacatgaataggttttctttaacctgtgctacacttttacACCAaattgtgcgaaaattgtaggctacccggagtttttttttatgttgacagacaaaccgcactacagtagcctacatggtgcagtaaatggaagctcttggtagcgcgtgcaactaacgtctataaaaacaatatatttatggaataaaactagacacctctgattgctgtttacggttaaactgcgatgatgtgaacaccagccagcggagggcacttatagAGCCTAGAATACCAGCATGGACTAAtctatatttccccacaaaccaagcggctgcttggacaaatccacttgaggggtggggcaggggggcgcgatcgtaacacacactgaacctgtcatgaagaggctaaaatgattgacctgtcacccaccaatccaaatggatgaaactgcatttataggctaggcctaggtctacatgacgggccgcaaataggctaaataacttttttttttttttttttttaaatcccccggaggtcaccggcccaccgagcatttgcccggttgtacagattaccagtccgagcctggtttggtgccttgctcaagggcacttcagccgtgcctactggtcggggtttgaactggcaaccctccggttacaggtacgaagcgctaaccagtaggccacagctgccccaacaAGTAATGGCAGATACCATACACAGGTGTTATTGTTGATACATGACATTTATTTTAAGGCCACTTTGTAGTTAATTTAAAGGACACTttgtgctctaagcgatgccacacgttttttaggctaaaatattttatgtcacttacagtgttgccacagttaccttaaaaaagtaatctgattactgattactcctttaaaaagtaacttagttactttactgattacttgattttaaaagtaactaagttc includes the following:
- the LOC121714936 gene encoding neurofilament medium polypeptide-like isoform X1, which encodes MDVIGAPSRRRMLETRSNRSSPPASLRSHSWSQRNPGCMSISYKRTTKMPASRAYTTAPDSLELSSAFNGDHMCNNEKEQLQGLNDRFSSYIDKVRYLEEQNNLLETEIQELRQKKFTQSQLSDAFDQELGELRSALEQLHREKVQIIIDADNVEDNIHRLKNRYEDEARFREKIEMSIREMKKEKDDSDLMKLDLENKVQSLLDEADFLRSNHEQEVNDLLAQLQEAQVPVDMREYSKTDITSALREIREQLNGLSPQNFLQAEEVFQCRYAKLTDAADQNKDAIKSVRDEIADYRRQLQVKNVELETLRGTKDSLERQLTYIEDRHNNDLGSYQEMIHQLERELKGMKGEMGHHLREYQDLLNVKMALDAEIAAYRKLLEGEETRFRPFADSFPSPAFPYCQPMTSSKGKKEDKKADLNDDLAAVVEELQKEEEAVEEEVAVSKRPKLSATPPTGEEEEGGEEGGEDGEGEEEESALGETQLSSTKAQKAGAEEEEEEDEAQESGEKDKKSDSEGEEGEQAGDKKEVKEAAAPEQKQEDQVEELRSPPKTPGSPKGEEQKSPPMTPSSPKEEELKSPPKSPGSPKEEEQKSSPKSPGSPKEEVKSPPKSPGSPKEEEQKSPPKTPGSPKEEEQKSPPKTPSSPKEEVQEKELKSPPKSPGSPKEEEQKSPPKTAGSPKEEEQKSPPKTPGSHKEEEQISPPKTPSSPKEEVQEKEQKSPPKTPGSPKEEEQMSPPKTPSSPKEEVQEKELKSPAKTPGSPKEEELKSPPKSPGSPKEEVQKSPPKSPGSPKEEEQKSPPKTPGSPKEEELKSPPKSPGSPKEEVQKSPPKSPGSPKEEEQKSPSKTPGSPKEEKVLTRTEETISNEDQVAAKPAKKSKPAEEVKDSKTTAKKAGKTSAPAAKEVKEK
- the LOC121714936 gene encoding neurofilament medium polypeptide-like isoform X2; this translates as MDVIGAPSRRRMLETRSNRSSPPASLRSHSWSQRNPGCMSISYKRTTKMPASRAYTTAPDSLELSSAFNGDHMCNNEKEQLQGLNDRFSSYIDKVRYLEEQNNLLETEIQELRQKKFTQSQLSDAFDQELGELRSALEQLHREKVQIIIDADNVEDNIHRLKNRYEDEARFREKIEMSIREMKKEKDDSDLMKLDLENKVQSLLDEADFLRSNHEQEVNDLLAQLQEAQVPVDMREYSKTDITSALREIREQLNGLSPQNFLQAEEVFQCRYAKLTDAADQNKDAIKSVRDEIADYRRQLQVKNVELETLRGTKDSLERQLTYIEDRHNNDLGSYQEMIHQLERELKGMKGEMGHHLREYQDLLNVKMALDAEIAAYRKLLEGEETRFRPFADSFPSPAFPYCQPMTSSKGKKEDKKADLNDDLAAVVEELQKEEEAVEEEVAVSKRPKLSATPPTGEEEEGGEEGGEDGEGEEEESALGETQLSSTKAQKAGAEEEEEEDEAQESGEKDKKSDSEGEEGEQAGDKKEVKEAAAPEQKQEDQVEELRSPPKTPGSPKGEEQKSPPMTPSSPKEEELKSPPKSPGSPKEEEQKSSPKSPGSPKEEEQKSPPKTPGSPKEEEQKSPPKTPSSPKEEVQEKELKSPPKSPGSPKEEEQKSPPKTAGSPKEEEQKSPPKTPGSHKEEEQISPPKTPSSPKEEVQEKEQKSPPKTPGSPKEEEQMSPPKTPSSPKEEVQEKELKSPAKTPGSPKEEELKSPPKSPGSPKEEVQKSPPKSPGSPKEEEQKSPPKTPGSPKEEELKSPPKSPGSPKEEVQKSPPKSPGSPKEEEQKSPSKTPGSPKEEKVLTRTEETISNEDQVAAKPAKKSKPAEEVKDSKTTAKKAGKTSAPAAKEVKEK
- the LOC121714950 gene encoding neurofilament light polypeptide-like; protein product: MASLGFDPFFPSSHRRRVVLRSSGGSGGYGGPSRSRSVFTSYSTPHYALTASSGRELDLGQAAQVSSELKAVRTAEKAQLQELNDRFAGFIERVHHLEQQNRALEAQLQALRQRHGEPTCLRSIYEQEVRALRAAVEQAREERQAAQERRRQLEEALRALQGRYEDEVLTRQESEGRLVEARKGAEEAALGRAEEEKRLDMLLDEMTFLKRLHEGEITELQAQLRYSSQVSVETEVAKPDLSVALRDIRGQYERLAQQNMQSAEEWFRSKVSTMAETTARHSDDIRLARDEAGEFRRLLKARDLEIQACQSLNHALEQQLQEAEDRQSADVTNMQDIIAQLEDELRSMKNEMARYLKEYQDLLNVKMGLDIEIAAYRKLLEGEETRFNVGGVGGMSSVFSHTISSTPSFGRPVFSVQASLSSGAPYLLGTRLLSSSLFSDDLITPSQAQQAEASPAKEEEEEEEEKEGEEEEEEKEEEEEGGDEGEGDEDVKEEEVGEGEEEAQEVKEGEGEEDAGGEEEEAGEEEEDAEGGEEGEKEGGEEEEGGDEEEKEEKGEDKKSPEEEKKSEAETKPKKK